The proteins below come from a single Gimesia chilikensis genomic window:
- a CDS encoding phytoene/squalene synthase family protein, translating into MTTNLENSYAYCQQLAKQTAGNFYYSFLALRKEQFRAMCVLYAYMRLVDDLGDSPELSLEERGAALIRWRQELQRALDQQPLDQSEEFHPCLPAVVDMIQRYEIPVHYFFDVITGVESDLKPVTFQTFDDLADYCYHVAGVVGLCCIHIWGFHDDRAVEASIECGLAFQLTNILRDLAEDADLGRVYLPQEDLHRFDYRQSDIQARVYDQRFRELMQFEVDRARVYYQNSERLFEYISPEGRRILKAMHQIYGGILNEIERLDYQVYTTRAGLPRWRKLLIAGEALIASRWFSGRAAR; encoded by the coding sequence GCACTTCGCAAAGAACAGTTCCGGGCGATGTGTGTCTTGTATGCTTACATGCGGTTGGTCGATGATCTCGGCGACAGTCCGGAACTCTCGCTTGAAGAACGAGGAGCCGCCCTGATACGCTGGCGTCAAGAATTACAGCGTGCATTGGATCAGCAGCCACTGGATCAGAGTGAGGAGTTTCATCCCTGCCTGCCGGCTGTCGTCGACATGATCCAGCGGTATGAGATTCCCGTCCACTATTTTTTTGATGTGATCACAGGCGTGGAATCCGATCTGAAGCCCGTTACTTTCCAGACCTTTGATGATCTGGCAGATTACTGTTATCACGTGGCGGGAGTCGTCGGCTTGTGCTGCATTCACATCTGGGGATTTCACGATGATCGTGCAGTGGAAGCCAGCATCGAATGTGGTCTGGCATTTCAGTTGACCAATATTCTCAGAGACCTGGCGGAAGATGCTGACCTGGGGCGTGTCTATCTGCCTCAGGAAGATCTGCACCGCTTCGATTACCGTCAGTCTGATATTCAGGCCCGTGTGTATGACCAGCGCTTTCGCGAGCTGATGCAGTTCGAGGTGGATCGGGCCCGCGTCTATTATCAGAATTCAGAACGGCTGTTTGAATACATTTCACCCGAGGGACGACGCATTCTCAAAGCCATGCATCAGATCTACGGCGGCATTCTCAACGAGATTGAGAGACTGGATTATCAGGTCTATACCACCCGGGCCGGGCTTCCCCGCTGGAGGAAGCTGCTGATCGCCGGCGAAGCACTGATCGCGTCCCGCTGGTTTTCCGGACGGGCGGCCCGCTGA